A genome region from Arthrobacter sp. SLBN-100 includes the following:
- a CDS encoding carbohydrate-binding domain-containing protein, with amino-acid sequence MKNLRTYLSVAALATALGLTGCSVAGTTPTGVSAISSTSSAATSGTTSSTTQAVSLDTLAEDTHYDADDLTWDAASEVAVTLADGTSKTGGSSSDAVTVDGDTVTITAAGTYRLSGSLSNGQVVVAAGEKDVVRIILDGANVTSSTGSPFVVQSANEAIVYLQDGTTNTLTDAATYADQGTDAPNAALYSMADLTIAGSGSLTVDGKYNDGISSKDGLVLAAGTVTVDAADDGIVGKDYAVLLDGAYQVTAAGDGFKSDNDEEEGRGWLLINGGTINVSAGDDGIKAYNTLTIAAGTSTVEESEEGLEAQHIVVSGGIATVTSNDDGVNASGGSSTAGTSAQGGGGMGGGGMEVGDYTVAVTGGLLTINAQGDGLDSNGNASISGGTVVVNGPTNSGNGALDVNGELDVTGGTVAAAGSAGMVVTPGESSTQSGVQVTLGSSVPAGTVIQLADSTGNVVAAFVTAKATASLVFSSAAITDGEQYTVYTGGTATVSAGLGEGSLDGAKEQGTVTAGEYAAAQGPGVGGGGPRW; translated from the coding sequence ATGAAGAACCTCCGTACCTACCTCTCTGTCGCCGCCCTGGCCACCGCACTCGGGCTCACCGGCTGCTCCGTTGCCGGCACCACACCCACCGGTGTTTCCGCCATCAGCAGCACGTCGTCCGCTGCCACTTCGGGCACCACTTCCAGCACCACGCAGGCAGTTTCCCTGGACACCCTGGCCGAGGACACGCATTACGACGCCGACGACCTCACCTGGGACGCCGCCTCCGAAGTAGCCGTGACACTGGCGGACGGTACCAGCAAAACCGGCGGCTCGTCGTCGGACGCCGTAACGGTCGACGGCGACACGGTCACCATCACCGCGGCAGGCACGTACCGCCTCAGCGGGTCACTCTCAAACGGCCAGGTGGTAGTGGCCGCCGGTGAAAAGGACGTGGTGCGGATCATCCTGGACGGTGCCAACGTCACCAGCTCCACCGGTTCCCCCTTCGTTGTGCAGAGCGCCAATGAGGCCATCGTCTACCTCCAGGACGGCACCACCAATACGCTCACTGACGCGGCCACCTATGCGGACCAAGGGACGGACGCACCCAACGCAGCCCTGTACTCCATGGCGGACCTGACCATCGCCGGCAGCGGATCCTTGACCGTGGACGGCAAGTACAACGACGGGATCTCTTCGAAGGACGGCCTGGTCCTCGCCGCCGGCACCGTGACCGTGGACGCCGCTGATGACGGCATCGTGGGCAAGGACTACGCCGTGCTGCTGGACGGCGCCTACCAGGTGACCGCGGCCGGAGACGGCTTCAAGTCGGACAACGACGAGGAAGAGGGCCGCGGCTGGCTCCTGATCAACGGCGGAACCATCAACGTCAGCGCCGGCGATGACGGCATCAAGGCGTACAACACCCTGACCATCGCGGCCGGCACGTCCACCGTGGAGGAATCGGAAGAAGGCCTCGAAGCCCAGCACATCGTGGTTTCCGGCGGCATCGCAACCGTCACATCCAACGACGACGGCGTGAACGCCTCGGGCGGCAGCTCCACCGCCGGCACGTCCGCACAGGGCGGCGGCGGAATGGGCGGCGGGGGCATGGAAGTGGGCGACTACACCGTGGCGGTTACCGGCGGCCTGCTCACCATCAACGCCCAGGGCGATGGTCTGGATTCCAACGGCAACGCCAGCATCTCGGGCGGAACGGTGGTGGTGAACGGCCCCACCAACAGCGGAAACGGTGCGCTGGACGTCAACGGCGAGCTGGACGTGACCGGTGGAACTGTTGCCGCCGCCGGAAGCGCGGGGATGGTGGTCACGCCCGGCGAGTCCTCCACCCAGTCCGGGGTCCAGGTGACGCTGGGGTCGTCGGTTCCGGCCGGGACCGTCATCCAGCTTGCCGATTCAACCGGGAACGTAGTCGCCGCGTTCGTTACCGCCAAGGCCACGGCCTCGCTGGTGTTCTCCTCCGCCGCGATCACGGATGGCGAGCAATACACGGTGTACACCGGAGGCACCGCAACAGTGAGCGCGGGACTGGGCGAAGGCTCATTGGACGGCGCCAAGGAACAGGGCACCGTCACAGCCGGCGAGTACGCTGCGGCGCAGGGCCCGGGGGTAGGCGGCGGCGGCCCGCGCTGGTAA
- a CDS encoding bifunctional glycosyltransferase family 2/GtrA family protein, translating to MIILIPAYEPDQQLPALIRSIRDAAPWVPILVVDDGSGPDYRDVFDGARALGCHIVSYGRNRGKGFALKTGFGYIADNLPGHDVVCADSDGQHMVVDILRVGAALQENRAEQRWATMVLGSRSFTGNVPVRSRLGNSATRALFTLATGERIADTQTGLRGYPAAMIPWLRSVRGDRYEYELNLLLEARNGGYSIQSVEIATLYLDHNSGSHFRPLADSVRIYAPLLKFLASSFTAFVLDTVLFLLLTLAIDSLLLAVLGARVVSSAVNFLVNRNVVFERGRDKPAATAGVRYFSLAAMLLAANFGLIWLLEAAGLPALPAKILAEVLLLAASFAAQQRWLFAGKTARQSTDSTPSETPARTHIPG from the coding sequence ATGATCATCCTGATCCCGGCCTACGAGCCGGACCAGCAGCTCCCCGCCCTGATCCGCAGCATCCGGGACGCGGCACCCTGGGTTCCCATCCTGGTGGTGGATGACGGAAGTGGGCCGGACTACCGTGACGTGTTCGACGGCGCCAGGGCACTTGGGTGCCACATCGTCAGTTACGGGCGCAACCGCGGGAAGGGCTTCGCCCTCAAAACCGGTTTCGGCTATATTGCGGACAACCTTCCCGGCCACGATGTGGTCTGCGCCGACAGCGACGGCCAGCACATGGTGGTGGACATCCTCCGCGTGGGAGCGGCTTTGCAGGAGAACCGGGCGGAACAGCGCTGGGCCACCATGGTCCTCGGCAGCCGGTCCTTCACCGGCAACGTCCCCGTACGGAGCCGGCTCGGCAACAGCGCCACCAGGGCACTCTTCACTCTTGCCACCGGCGAGCGCATCGCCGATACCCAGACAGGCCTCCGCGGCTACCCCGCCGCGATGATCCCTTGGCTGAGGTCGGTCCGTGGCGACCGCTACGAGTATGAGCTGAACCTGCTGCTGGAAGCCCGGAACGGCGGCTATTCCATCCAGTCGGTGGAGATCGCCACTCTCTACCTGGACCACAACTCGGGCTCGCATTTCCGGCCCCTTGCAGATTCAGTGCGCATCTATGCTCCGTTGCTGAAGTTCCTCGCTTCCTCCTTCACGGCCTTCGTGCTGGACACGGTACTGTTCCTGCTGCTCACGCTGGCCATCGATTCGCTGCTCCTGGCTGTGCTGGGCGCCCGCGTCGTAAGCTCCGCGGTGAATTTCCTGGTCAACCGGAACGTCGTCTTCGAACGCGGCAGGGACAAACCGGCCGCTACTGCCGGGGTGCGCTATTTCAGCCTGGCTGCCATGCTGCTGGCCGCGAATTTCGGCCTGATCTGGCTGCTCGAAGCCGCCGGGCTGCCTGCCCTGCCGGCCAAGATCCTGGCCGAGGTCCTCCTGCTGGCGGCCAGCTTCGCCGCACAGCAGCGCTGGCTCTTCGCCGGCAAAACAGCCCGTCAAAGTACTGACAGCACGCCCAGCGAAACACCAGCCCGCACTCATATACCCGGCTAG
- a CDS encoding phosphodiester glycosidase family protein has protein sequence MTPQQNKPRKGTRFRRAAVAGAVALALSAGGATAWALDRFVIQHVEISDVSAYEASTGTSAGTSNGTSTSTTSDTSSTSAVTTDTSYVSDSSNINISTVTTGSGDSMVTFYVADVVLDDATTLQSAFANDSFGENITETTSAIAEANNAVFAINGDYYGFRDTGIVIRNGVVFRDERARQGLAFYRDGTVKVYDETATTAEQLVADGVWNTLSFGPSLLDNGEVAADIEDVEVDTNFGNHSIQGEQPRTAVGIIDENHLVFVVVDGRSPGYSAGVTMTGLAEIMQGLGATTAYNIDGGGSSTMYFNGGLVNNPLGENKERGTSDILYIGQ, from the coding sequence ATGACTCCTCAGCAGAACAAACCCCGTAAAGGCACCCGTTTCCGGCGCGCCGCCGTTGCAGGCGCTGTTGCCCTCGCCCTTTCAGCCGGCGGCGCCACCGCTTGGGCCCTGGACCGCTTCGTCATCCAGCATGTGGAGATCTCGGACGTCTCCGCCTACGAGGCCAGCACGGGCACCTCCGCAGGAACGTCCAACGGCACTTCCACCAGCACGACGTCGGACACGTCCTCCACGAGTGCCGTCACCACTGACACCTCCTACGTGTCAGACAGCTCCAACATCAACATCTCGACCGTGACCACCGGCAGCGGCGACAGCATGGTCACCTTCTACGTGGCCGACGTCGTACTCGATGACGCCACCACCCTGCAATCCGCCTTCGCCAATGACAGTTTCGGTGAAAACATCACCGAAACCACGTCAGCCATCGCCGAAGCCAACAACGCGGTTTTCGCCATCAACGGCGACTACTACGGCTTCCGCGATACCGGCATCGTGATCCGCAACGGCGTGGTGTTCCGGGACGAGCGCGCCCGCCAGGGCCTGGCCTTTTACCGCGACGGAACGGTAAAGGTTTACGACGAAACCGCCACCACCGCCGAACAGCTCGTGGCGGACGGCGTCTGGAACACCCTCTCCTTCGGTCCCTCCCTGCTGGACAACGGCGAGGTGGCCGCGGACATCGAGGACGTTGAAGTGGACACCAACTTCGGCAACCACTCCATCCAGGGCGAACAGCCGCGCACCGCCGTCGGAATTATTGATGAAAACCACCTGGTATTTGTGGTGGTGGACGGCCGCAGCCCCGGCTACAGCGCCGGCGTCACCATGACCGGGCTCGCCGAAATCATGCAGGGCCTTGGTGCCACCACTGCCTACAACATTGACGGCGGCGGCTCCTCCACGATGTATTTCAACGGCGGCCTGGTCAACAACCCGCTGGGTGAAAACAAGGAACGCGGCACCTCCGACATCCTGTACATCGGGCAGTAG
- a CDS encoding polyphosphate polymerase domain-containing protein — MSTTGTDVVGNLRFLPPVGLEELNSEAALQIRVDRKYVVPSGLARQLLVSFRTDVRVLEMDGARSFAYDSVYFDTAALDSYLLAAHGRRRRYKIRTRTYVDSAVSFLEVKTEGAREATVKERIPYHLADRARLTEEGLDYVRETLTASVGAMPSGRLEPVLETRYNRTTLFLPESGSRATIDSGVTWQRPDQPAWLLDDAVILETKSGSTAGPLDRHLWAHGVRPSRISKFATGMAALCPDLPANRWNRTLRCSLSLRPAA, encoded by the coding sequence ATGAGCACCACCGGAACAGACGTCGTCGGCAACCTCCGCTTCCTTCCCCCGGTAGGCCTGGAAGAGCTCAACAGCGAAGCGGCACTACAGATCCGGGTGGACCGGAAGTATGTGGTTCCCTCAGGGCTCGCCCGCCAGCTCCTGGTCTCGTTCCGCACGGACGTGCGGGTGCTCGAGATGGACGGTGCCCGTAGCTTCGCCTATGACTCCGTCTACTTCGACACCGCCGCCTTGGACAGCTACCTGCTGGCAGCCCACGGCCGCCGGCGCCGCTACAAGATCCGCACCAGGACCTATGTGGACAGCGCCGTGAGCTTCCTGGAGGTCAAGACCGAAGGCGCCCGCGAGGCAACCGTCAAGGAACGCATCCCCTACCACCTGGCCGACCGCGCCCGCCTGACCGAGGAAGGACTGGACTACGTCCGTGAAACGCTGACGGCTTCCGTCGGCGCCATGCCTTCCGGCCGCCTTGAGCCGGTGCTGGAAACCAGGTACAACCGGACCACCTTGTTCCTCCCGGAGTCCGGCAGCCGGGCCACGATCGACAGTGGCGTGACCTGGCAGCGGCCCGACCAGCCGGCCTGGCTGCTGGACGATGCGGTAATCCTTGAGACCAAGTCAGGCTCCACCGCCGGTCCGCTCGACCGGCATCTCTGGGCCCACGGCGTGCGGCCGTCCCGGATCTCCAAGTTCGCCACCGGGATGGCGGCACTCTGCCCGGACCTGCCCGCCAACCGCTGGAACCGGACGCTGCGGTGCAGCCTGTCCCTCCGGCCTGCGGCTTAG
- a CDS encoding DUF4956 domain-containing protein codes for MNSLIFILADLAAISILTFALYLRRHRRRDLVVSYLGMNVGVLAVATALSGSAAGLGLGLGLFGVLSIIRLRSTELAQHEVAYYFSALAMGLIAGLGIEPLWLTVSLMALILLVMFVGDHPRVLPAYRHQTVILDRAIAEDGELYARLEEVLHGKVHSATIQQLDLVNDKTIVDVRFAYSPAAFPTQVTIPAATSAAHRLTQPAHAHTEPASMVHSQAGAA; via the coding sequence ATGAACTCACTGATTTTTATCCTCGCCGACCTCGCGGCCATCAGCATCCTGACCTTCGCCCTGTACCTCCGCCGGCACCGCCGCCGCGACCTGGTGGTGTCCTACCTGGGCATGAACGTCGGCGTCCTGGCCGTGGCCACCGCGTTGTCCGGGTCGGCTGCCGGCCTGGGACTTGGGCTGGGGCTCTTCGGCGTCCTGTCCATCATCCGGCTCCGCTCCACCGAGCTGGCCCAGCACGAGGTGGCCTACTACTTCTCGGCCCTGGCCATGGGCCTCATCGCCGGCCTTGGCATCGAGCCGCTCTGGCTGACGGTATCCCTCATGGCCCTGATCCTGCTGGTGATGTTCGTGGGAGACCACCCCCGCGTCCTGCCCGCCTACCGCCACCAGACCGTCATCCTGGACCGCGCCATAGCCGAAGACGGCGAACTCTACGCCCGGCTGGAAGAAGTCCTGCACGGCAAGGTCCACTCCGCCACCATCCAGCAACTGGACCTGGTCAATGACAAAACCATCGTGGACGTCCGGTTTGCCTACTCCCCCGCAGCCTTTCCCACCCAGGTGACCATCCCGGCGGCTACTTCGGCAGCCCACCGGCTCACCCAACCCGCACACGCCCACACTGAGCCCGCATCCATGGTCCATTCCCAGGCAGGTGCCGCATGA